A portion of the Blastopirellula sediminis genome contains these proteins:
- a CDS encoding ATP-dependent helicase, translated as MSGLNPAQQDAVDTLSGPMLVLAGAGSGKTRVVTFRIANLIRHGVRPSRILAVTFTNKAAAEMRERALGILGNKTSEQPVVSTFHSHCVQVLRRNINRLGYPLKFAIYDRGDQESVIRAALREIRVPNESLRPGDALNNISRWKTAGIRPPEAVGHAQTDKEHLSAMAYRRYQNTLKTCGAVDFDDLLLLTEELFTNHDDIREEEASKFDHLMIDEYQDTNGSQYRIVRGLAEAHRNLCVVGDDDQSIYSWRGAEVQHILRFQRDWPEAKVIYLKDNYRCTAAILELANRLIQFNSTRYDKDLEAARFGGDRPQIWQFKDEEKEAEEVVKDIARKLTQPEFEPRDFAILFRTNEQPRAFEQQLRSMKIPYILIGGMSFFDRKEVRDLISYLKVIHSPIDEVALLRILNTPPRGIGQQTVKQLMEYAVNEGKPLWEAFPSVRSIRGISESGANAVIDFASLIRRYQKRFETEPMSHVVRSLIGDIAYQKELERLYPDPKDRESREMAIEQVVNAVSAFESSRKKPTLGGFLDDSALSGGDFDNEKEKQLAKNGVVLMTLHAAKGLEFPNVYMVGMEEGILPHARSVKEEGAAVEEERRLCYVGITRAQDRLTFSLATSRKRWGKARPTDTSRFLYEITGQADNAAKSARMAKSPRDRPKGAAKRG; from the coding sequence GTGAGCGGACTGAATCCGGCCCAACAAGACGCAGTCGATACCCTTTCTGGCCCGATGTTGGTGTTGGCGGGCGCCGGTTCCGGAAAGACCCGCGTCGTCACGTTTCGGATCGCCAACCTCATTCGCCATGGGGTTCGGCCCAGTCGCATCCTGGCGGTGACCTTCACCAACAAGGCGGCGGCCGAAATGCGCGAACGCGCCCTCGGGATCCTGGGGAACAAAACGTCCGAACAGCCGGTCGTTTCGACGTTCCACTCCCACTGCGTGCAGGTTCTTCGCCGCAACATTAATCGCTTGGGCTATCCGCTGAAGTTTGCGATTTACGATCGCGGCGATCAGGAATCGGTCATACGGGCCGCATTGCGCGAAATCCGCGTCCCCAACGAATCGCTCCGCCCCGGCGATGCGCTGAACAACATCAGCCGCTGGAAAACGGCCGGCATTCGTCCGCCGGAAGCGGTCGGTCACGCTCAGACCGACAAAGAGCATCTCTCGGCGATGGCCTATCGGCGCTATCAGAACACGCTGAAGACCTGCGGCGCGGTCGACTTCGACGACCTGCTGCTGCTGACCGAAGAGCTGTTCACCAATCATGACGACATCCGCGAAGAGGAAGCGTCGAAGTTCGATCACTTGATGATCGACGAATACCAGGACACGAACGGCAGCCAGTACCGGATCGTCCGCGGTTTGGCCGAAGCGCACCGCAACTTATGCGTGGTCGGCGACGACGATCAATCGATTTACTCCTGGCGCGGCGCCGAAGTGCAGCACATTCTTCGCTTCCAGCGCGATTGGCCCGAAGCGAAGGTGATCTACCTGAAAGACAACTATCGCTGTACCGCCGCGATCCTGGAGTTGGCGAATCGCCTGATTCAGTTCAACTCGACGCGGTACGACAAAGATCTTGAAGCGGCACGCTTCGGCGGCGATCGCCCCCAGATCTGGCAGTTCAAAGACGAAGAAAAAGAGGCGGAAGAAGTCGTCAAAGACATCGCCCGCAAGCTGACGCAGCCGGAGTTTGAACCGCGCGACTTCGCGATCCTGTTCCGCACCAACGAGCAGCCGCGTGCGTTTGAACAGCAGCTCCGTAGCATGAAGATCCCGTACATCTTGATCGGCGGCATGTCGTTCTTCGACCGCAAAGAAGTCCGCGACTTGATCTCGTATTTGAAGGTGATTCATTCGCCGATCGACGAGGTTGCGCTCCTCCGAATCTTGAACACTCCGCCCCGCGGCATTGGCCAGCAAACGGTCAAACAGCTGATGGAGTACGCGGTCAACGAAGGGAAACCGCTCTGGGAAGCCTTCCCGTCGGTCCGTTCGATCCGGGGGATCTCCGAAAGCGGCGCCAACGCGGTGATCGACTTCGCCTCGCTGATTCGCCGCTATCAAAAGCGGTTTGAAACCGAGCCGATGTCGCACGTCGTCCGTTCCCTGATCGGCGACATCGCTTATCAGAAGGAACTGGAGCGGCTCTATCCTGATCCGAAAGATCGCGAGTCGCGCGAGATGGCGATCGAACAGGTGGTCAACGCCGTCAGCGCCTTTGAATCAAGCCGCAAAAAGCCGACGCTTGGCGGCTTCCTCGACGACTCCGCCCTCTCCGGCGGCGACTTCGACAACGAGAAGGAAAAGCAGCTGGCCAAAAACGGCGTCGTGCTGATGACGCTGCATGCCGCCAAGGGGCTGGAGTTCCCGAACGTTTACATGGTCGGCATGGAAGAAGGCATTCTGCCGCACGCACGGAGCGTGAAGGAAGAGGGCGCCGCGGTCGAAGAAGAACGGCGGCTCTGCTATGTCGGCATCACGCGAGCCCAGGATCGCTTGACCTTCTCCCTCGCCACGTCGCGCAAGCGTTGGGGGAAAGCCCGGCCGACCGACACCAGCCGATTCCTCTACGAGATCACCGGCCAGGCCGACAACGCCGCCAAATCGGCACGGATGGCAAAGTCGCCGCGCGATCGTCCGAAAGGCGCCGCGAAGCGGGGTTAA
- a CDS encoding metallophosphoesterase family protein, whose protein sequence is MTPGASFRFLQSGDFHLDQPLGGLPSVPDHLRTIFCEAPRRAAQQVIETAMLHEVDFLVLTGDLLDPRLSSPRTIGCLLELFEQLDTAGVQVYWAGGDADPPSRWPSSVALPGNVHVFRPGLPQTVHFEHDGEAIAAIIGQANSGGEIRVGDFRPAASGLFTVAVAYGEVEEGAITRHDIPYWALGGEEMRKKHRTAPKYAMHAGSPQGRRPIHVGQRSCTVVEVNEAGDISTDSIATDVVRWQSELVEIANCETPDELEKVLKNRMRTLVSGKGRRQLLVDWRVVIEGNASKKLLAESMWQHMIDVLNKEFGQEEGGAWTYELKVESASVIPESWYQEQTICGDFLRLTRELLADPDIPIELTELLGEDRRGTQLAEAVQIETREVRRKALHEARRMGVQSLRIDD, encoded by the coding sequence ATGACTCCAGGAGCGTCGTTCCGCTTTCTTCAATCGGGCGACTTCCATCTCGATCAGCCGCTCGGAGGGTTACCCTCTGTGCCGGATCACTTGCGCACCATCTTCTGTGAAGCGCCCCGGCGTGCTGCGCAGCAAGTGATCGAAACGGCCATGCTGCACGAAGTCGACTTCCTCGTGTTGACCGGCGACTTGCTCGATCCGCGCCTTTCGAGCCCGCGTACGATCGGCTGCTTGTTGGAATTATTCGAGCAACTCGATACGGCCGGCGTCCAAGTCTACTGGGCTGGCGGCGACGCCGATCCTCCTTCGCGCTGGCCTTCGTCGGTCGCGCTTCCCGGCAACGTCCATGTCTTCCGACCCGGTCTGCCGCAAACCGTCCATTTTGAACATGACGGCGAAGCGATCGCCGCGATCATCGGCCAGGCGAACTCCGGCGGCGAGATTCGCGTCGGCGATTTCCGCCCCGCCGCTTCGGGTTTGTTTACCGTCGCCGTCGCCTATGGCGAAGTCGAAGAAGGGGCGATTACCCGTCACGATATTCCTTACTGGGCTCTCGGCGGCGAAGAGATGCGGAAGAAGCATCGCACCGCGCCGAAGTACGCGATGCATGCGGGCTCGCCGCAAGGTCGTCGTCCGATCCATGTCGGTCAGCGCAGCTGCACCGTCGTCGAAGTCAACGAAGCAGGCGACATCTCAACTGATTCGATCGCAACCGACGTCGTCCGCTGGCAGAGCGAATTGGTCGAAATTGCCAATTGCGAGACGCCGGACGAACTTGAAAAAGTGCTGAAGAACCGGATGCGAACGCTCGTCTCCGGCAAAGGACGCCGACAGTTGCTGGTCGACTGGCGCGTCGTCATCGAAGGGAACGCCTCGAAGAAGCTGCTGGCCGAATCGATGTGGCAGCACATGATCGATGTGCTGAACAAGGAATTTGGTCAGGAAGAGGGTGGCGCTTGGACCTACGAACTGAAGGTCGAATCGGCGTCCGTGATTCCCGAATCGTGGTACCAGGAACAAACCATCTGCGGCGACTTTTTGCGACTGACGCGCGAATTGCTCGCGGACCCCGACATCCCCATTGAGTTGACCGAGTTATTAGGCGAAGACCGTCGCGGCACGCAGTTGGCCGAGGCGGTGCAGATTGAAACCAGGGAAGTGCGTCGCAAAGCGTTGCATGAAGCACGTCGCATGGGCGTTCAATCCCTGCGGATCGACGACTAG
- a CDS encoding tetratricopeptide repeat protein, with amino-acid sequence MKSERRHELQKNDLEQALEKGMEQMGPQAKIVAGVIIAIVVATITVTWLQYQNKVARASGWGELFTASALMGQQDAKMTPALEAVSSAYQGRPSGAWAELFLGYDLYRQGLEKYFSQPDDAKLDLERSIKAFDNAQKAADVPELKQRAMWGIGQSSEVLATKESIQTAITTYEKLSTQFPESPFGKWAGERLTLLKSKDTEEFYTWYHDQDFAPKASPTSGILNQDLPSDPNLTLPSRDALTRPGDGAGMLNTPINLMPDNAGLPQPGEGDLMPKPESPAAETPADSAAPSAPPTAEEKSAEAKPAEEKPAAEAPKSEAAAETPAPAEEKPATEEKPAAE; translated from the coding sequence ATGAAAAGCGAACGCCGCCACGAACTGCAGAAAAACGACCTGGAGCAAGCTCTCGAAAAGGGGATGGAGCAGATGGGTCCCCAGGCCAAGATCGTCGCGGGGGTGATCATTGCGATCGTCGTCGCCACGATTACGGTTACCTGGTTGCAGTACCAGAACAAAGTCGCTCGAGCTAGCGGTTGGGGCGAACTGTTCACCGCGTCGGCGCTGATGGGTCAGCAAGACGCCAAGATGACTCCGGCATTGGAAGCGGTCAGCAGCGCCTATCAAGGTCGTCCGTCGGGCGCTTGGGCCGAGCTGTTCCTCGGTTACGATTTGTATCGCCAAGGTTTGGAAAAGTACTTCTCGCAGCCGGACGACGCGAAGCTCGATCTCGAACGTTCGATCAAAGCGTTCGACAACGCTCAGAAAGCGGCGGACGTACCGGAACTGAAGCAACGCGCCATGTGGGGCATCGGTCAGTCGAGCGAAGTGCTGGCGACCAAAGAAAGCATCCAAACGGCGATCACGACCTACGAAAAGCTGTCGACGCAATTCCCGGAATCGCCGTTCGGCAAATGGGCCGGCGAACGTTTGACGCTACTGAAGAGCAAAGACACCGAAGAGTTCTACACTTGGTATCACGATCAGGATTTCGCTCCGAAGGCTTCGCCGACCAGCGGCATCCTGAATCAAGATCTGCCGAGCGATCCGAACCTCACCTTGCCGTCGCGAGACGCGCTGACCCGTCCTGGCGATGGCGCCGGCATGCTGAACACGCCGATTAACCTGATGCCGGACAACGCGGGATTGCCGCAGCCGGGCGAAGGGGATCTGATGCCGAAGCCGGAATCGCCGGCCGCTGAAACCCCGGCCGATTCGGCGGCGCCGTCCGCTCCTCCGACCGCGGAAGAAAAGTCGGCGGAGGCGAAGCCTGCCGAAGAAAAGCCGGCCGCGGAAGCGCCGAAGTCGGAAGCGGCCGCCGAAACTCCGGCCCCGGCGGAAGAAAAGCCGGCGACCGAAGAAAAGCCGGCCGCCGAGTAA
- a CDS encoding RDD family protein gives MSSTENPFLSPSTEAAVLVEPVREVVGAPQGRRLANLIVDIICINVIVQICAFILGICVGIYAVVSQNEKILEIFDSPLMFFFGLFINFSYYFLMEGLFGRTLGKLASGTKVVNEQGFPPSWGQVLGRTACRFIPFEPFSFFGDAPPRGWHDKIPKTYVVMAKS, from the coding sequence ATGTCATCGACTGAAAACCCCTTTCTCTCTCCCTCCACGGAAGCCGCCGTTTTAGTGGAGCCTGTTCGAGAAGTCGTCGGTGCGCCACAAGGGCGACGCCTGGCGAACCTGATCGTCGACATCATTTGCATCAACGTTATCGTTCAGATCTGCGCCTTTATCCTGGGGATCTGCGTCGGCATCTACGCGGTTGTGTCGCAGAACGAAAAGATCCTGGAGATTTTCGATTCGCCGCTGATGTTCTTCTTCGGGCTCTTCATCAACTTCTCGTATTACTTCCTGATGGAAGGGTTGTTCGGGCGGACGCTGGGCAAGCTGGCCTCTGGCACCAAAGTGGTGAACGAACAGGGCTTTCCGCCGTCGTGGGGACAGGTTTTGGGGCGCACGGCATGTCGCTTCATCCCGTTCGAGCCGTTTTCGTTCTTTGGCGACGCGCCTCCCCGCGGATGGCACGACAAAATTCCGAAGACCTACGTCGTGATGGCGAAGTCGTAA
- a CDS encoding AAA family ATPase: MQLNQVNIDGFGVWRGLRIEELSPTVTVFFGHNEAGKSTLLNFMRTMLYGIDLSEERRYLPPVNGGQPGGSLNIRGTLGRFQVVRLWDERTFEENAWIVAPDGSRQSRTQLEALLEGVDRYTYNNIFAVGLREIQLLATLDDSHAAQKIYELTSGLDRISLAEVVRRLEISREALISHNGADCIVDQLLDQHHSLKKEVEELRVQTQQWGQVLQQQRSAAVQIEQLQHKSAAITERAEFIELAEDLRGEIERRETLSTKIDDAGEIPDVAEETLNHLTQLRERVSRRKGRCTELRSQYKALFTEHESIPLNRELSRHAARVDALGEQRHWIVAIRKQISGVQDEIDDVKREIEAAWDNTGVTLGQGRRPDLTPKQLKSLKTPMQTLEQEVVRFEEAKRTASSHEDELESTKSEVEKSLANVGEEDLSVAIDRAGELVNLLRRRIQVEEKIDKLEFQRREAEIESADLLENQILPRPLLALLGLTFSAGVTMVLLYIFGSVIVVPDVHEAVPLFGLVFMVGVVFTKVTMERTVKQNLDGVKRQFELVNVQLHKAREERDEFDHVLPKGGGPLVARLQSAEDHLAQLESLIPLGNRAGEAKQKSDYASKTIQDAEHAVNNARRRWRDALRALDLPDDLQPDRIKVLARILGHIHEKRKQLKALQDQETQRTEELQAVETRIGQLANELGLKNTKDGLEQLDRLKAELDRQQSQSELRVDLRGRAAKIKDEFKKTAGEMRKAAKQRQEILDETGVEDEDGYRKLLDKANKINGLLLDLEEVEAEIVAKLGDVELETVEEFLGEVSAAEAQKELTELMQEHDQAQRSLKEGFERRGELKAQLEALEENDRLASAQLELNEVATQIEQAVERWQALAVTANILDQIRRIYETQRQPETLKMASIFMDKLSLGKYVRIWTPLSENTLYVEDAKGRSKSLEHLSEGTREQVFLSVRLALVRTFARQGRVLPVILDDVMVNFDSKRCKATAEVLLGFANEGHQTLVFTCHEHIMEIFQNLGADVRVLPQVTGVCRPEPARLPAPVVEEVVEEVVEPEPEPVVEEPIITPPPFRVELPIVPYLELHSLKIDIKPKAKKEEDLSLADAAPVNQPESQPIHLIDAEYYLERSEHEEPEPVFELTPDEYGLKEAADVDMVSIALDDLLDEEPAVQNIEIPLPIVAVPELVDLVVEVKAKPQPQPAPEPEPEPTPEPQPRRIPSENQFGWDSPKIWWEGHPDLDPALIRKRRQEGAA, from the coding sequence GTGCAACTAAATCAAGTCAATATCGATGGTTTCGGCGTCTGGCGCGGGCTACGTATCGAAGAGCTCTCGCCGACCGTGACCGTGTTCTTTGGGCACAACGAAGCCGGGAAGAGTACGCTCCTCAACTTCATGCGGACGATGCTTTACGGCATCGATCTGTCGGAAGAGCGTCGCTATTTGCCGCCGGTCAACGGTGGTCAGCCGGGCGGTTCGCTCAACATTCGCGGCACCCTCGGCCGTTTTCAGGTCGTACGACTGTGGGACGAACGGACGTTTGAAGAAAACGCGTGGATCGTGGCGCCGGACGGTTCGCGTCAAAGCAGGACTCAACTCGAAGCGCTCCTCGAAGGGGTCGATCGCTACACCTACAACAACATCTTCGCCGTCGGTCTGCGCGAAATTCAGCTGCTCGCGACGCTTGACGACAGCCACGCCGCTCAGAAGATCTACGAACTGACGAGCGGTTTGGATCGCATTTCTTTGGCGGAAGTGGTTCGCCGGCTTGAGATCTCGCGCGAAGCGCTCATCTCGCACAACGGCGCCGACTGCATCGTCGATCAGCTGCTCGATCAGCATCACTCGCTGAAGAAAGAAGTCGAAGAGCTGCGCGTGCAGACGCAGCAGTGGGGTCAGGTTCTGCAGCAACAGCGCAGCGCCGCCGTTCAGATCGAACAACTGCAACACAAGTCGGCCGCGATCACCGAGCGGGCCGAGTTTATTGAGCTGGCGGAAGACTTGCGCGGCGAGATCGAACGTCGCGAAACGCTCTCGACCAAGATCGACGACGCCGGCGAGATTCCGGACGTCGCCGAAGAGACTCTCAATCACCTGACGCAATTGCGCGAACGGGTTTCGCGCCGCAAAGGTCGCTGCACCGAGTTGCGTTCGCAATACAAAGCGCTCTTTACTGAGCATGAGTCGATTCCGCTCAACCGCGAACTGTCGCGACATGCGGCCCGCGTCGACGCCCTCGGCGAACAACGCCACTGGATCGTCGCGATTCGCAAGCAGATCTCGGGCGTCCAGGACGAAATCGACGACGTCAAACGAGAGATCGAAGCGGCCTGGGACAACACCGGCGTAACGCTCGGCCAAGGTCGTCGTCCCGATCTGACTCCCAAGCAGCTGAAGTCGCTCAAAACGCCGATGCAGACGCTGGAGCAGGAGGTCGTCCGCTTTGAAGAGGCGAAGCGAACCGCTTCGTCGCATGAGGACGAACTCGAATCGACCAAATCGGAAGTCGAAAAGTCGCTGGCCAACGTCGGCGAAGAGGACCTGAGCGTCGCAATCGACAGAGCGGGCGAACTGGTCAATCTCCTTCGCCGCCGCATCCAGGTCGAAGAAAAGATCGACAAGCTGGAGTTTCAGCGTCGCGAAGCCGAAATCGAATCGGCTGACTTGCTCGAAAATCAGATCTTGCCGCGACCGCTGCTCGCCCTGTTGGGGCTGACTTTCTCGGCCGGCGTCACGATGGTGCTGCTCTATATCTTCGGCTCAGTGATCGTGGTGCCCGATGTTCACGAGGCCGTTCCACTGTTCGGTCTCGTTTTCATGGTCGGCGTCGTCTTCACCAAGGTGACGATGGAGCGGACGGTCAAGCAGAACCTGGACGGCGTCAAGCGTCAGTTCGAGCTGGTCAACGTGCAGCTGCATAAGGCTCGCGAAGAACGGGACGAGTTCGATCACGTGCTGCCGAAAGGTGGCGGCCCGCTGGTCGCCCGTTTGCAATCGGCGGAAGATCACCTGGCTCAGCTGGAAAGTTTGATTCCGCTCGGCAATCGCGCCGGCGAAGCGAAACAGAAGAGCGACTACGCTTCCAAGACGATCCAAGACGCTGAACACGCGGTCAACAACGCTCGTCGTCGTTGGCGCGACGCGCTGCGGGCGCTCGACCTGCCCGATGACCTGCAGCCGGATCGGATCAAGGTGTTGGCTCGCATCCTGGGTCATATCCATGAAAAGCGGAAGCAACTGAAGGCGCTGCAGGATCAAGAGACGCAACGCACCGAAGAGCTGCAAGCGGTCGAAACCCGCATCGGGCAGTTGGCCAACGAACTGGGCCTGAAGAACACGAAGGATGGCCTGGAGCAGCTCGATCGCCTGAAGGCGGAACTCGATCGGCAGCAGAGCCAATCGGAGCTGCGAGTCGATCTCCGCGGTCGCGCCGCCAAGATCAAGGACGAGTTCAAGAAGACCGCCGGCGAAATGCGGAAAGCGGCCAAGCAGCGTCAAGAGATCCTGGACGAAACAGGGGTCGAAGACGAAGACGGCTACCGCAAGCTGCTCGACAAGGCGAACAAGATCAACGGCCTGTTGCTCGATCTGGAAGAAGTCGAAGCGGAGATCGTCGCCAAGTTGGGTGACGTCGAGCTGGAGACGGTCGAAGAATTCCTGGGCGAAGTTTCGGCCGCGGAAGCTCAGAAAGAGCTGACCGAGTTGATGCAGGAGCACGATCAGGCTCAGCGGAGCTTGAAGGAAGGCTTCGAACGTCGCGGCGAACTGAAGGCGCAGCTCGAAGCGCTCGAAGAAAACGATCGGCTGGCTTCGGCGCAGCTCGAACTGAACGAAGTCGCTACGCAGATCGAACAAGCGGTCGAACGTTGGCAGGCCCTCGCGGTCACCGCCAACATCCTCGATCAGATTCGCCGCATCTACGAAACGCAGCGTCAGCCCGAAACGTTGAAGATGGCGTCGATCTTCATGGACAAGTTGTCGCTCGGCAAGTACGTCCGCATCTGGACGCCGCTCAGCGAAAACACCCTGTACGTCGAAGACGCCAAGGGACGCTCGAAGTCGCTCGAACATCTGAGCGAAGGTACCCGCGAGCAGGTCTTCCTCAGCGTTCGCTTGGCGCTGGTTCGCACCTTCGCTCGCCAAGGTCGCGTCTTGCCGGTGATCCTGGACGACGTGATGGTCAACTTCGACTCGAAGCGTTGCAAAGCGACCGCTGAAGTGTTGCTCGGCTTCGCCAACGAAGGACATCAGACCCTCGTCTTCACCTGCCATGAACACATCATGGAAATCTTCCAGAACCTGGGCGCCGACGTTCGCGTCTTGCCGCAGGTGACCGGCGTTTGCCGCCCCGAACCGGCTCGCTTGCCGGCCCCGGTCGTCGAAGAAGTGGTGGAAGAGGTTGTTGAGCCGGAACCGGAACCGGTGGTCGAAGAGCCGATCATCACGCCGCCGCCGTTCCGCGTCGAACTGCCGATCGTGCCGTACCTGGAACTCCATTCGCTGAAGATCGACATCAAGCCGAAGGCGAAGAAGGAAGAAGACCTGTCGCTCGCCGATGCCGCGCCGGTCAATCAGCCCGAATCGCAGCCGATTCATCTGATCGACGCCGAGTACTACTTGGAACGGAGCGAACACGAAGAACCGGAACCGGTCTTCGAGCTGACTCCGGACGAATACGGCCTGAAGGAAGCCGCCGACGTCGACATGGTGAGCATCGCCCTGGACGACCTGCTCGACGAAGAGCCGGCCGTGCAGAACATCGAAATCCCGCTGCCGATCGTCGCCGTGCCGGAACTGGTTGACCTGGTCGTCGAAGTGAAGGCCAAGCCCCAGCCGCAGCCGGCTCCCGAACCAGAGCCAGAACCGACCCCTGAACCGCAGCCGCGACGGATCCCGTCCGAAAACCAATTCGGTTGGGACTCGCCGAAGATCTGGTGGGAAGGGCACCCGGACCTGGATCCAGCGTTGATTCGCAAGCGTCGCCAAGAAGGCGCCGCGTAA
- a CDS encoding zinc-binding metallopeptidase family protein codes for MRLFQCDDCGELVYFENNTCLNCQQQLAFDPGALTMTTIIPVDEGPNLWRSVESSCSERYRRCENDLQHNVCNWLVPAESDQTLCPACQFTEMIPDLTDAANLAHWSKLETAKRRLLYTLMSLGLPTTSKSFDPQTGLSFHFLADDPQTNKKVLTGHADGLITLNIAEADDAEREQRRVAMGEPYRTLLGHFRHEVGHYYWDLLVRDTLNLHEFRQLFGDETADYGVALQNHYSSGPPADWQQYYVSAYASSHPWEDWAETWAHYLHMVDALEMASSSQITVPRLENRAERTRIVFSPGSAGEISMDEMINDWLSLAHMLNCANRCLGQADSYPFVVSQSVMEKLKLIHELVLRSADETPASPLPN; via the coding sequence ATGCGACTATTTCAATGCGACGACTGCGGCGAGCTCGTCTATTTCGAGAACAACACTTGCTTGAACTGCCAACAGCAGCTCGCCTTCGATCCCGGCGCGCTGACAATGACGACCATCATCCCGGTCGACGAAGGGCCAAACCTGTGGCGCTCCGTCGAATCGTCCTGTAGCGAGCGATACCGTCGCTGCGAGAACGACCTGCAACACAATGTCTGCAATTGGCTCGTTCCGGCCGAGAGCGACCAAACGCTTTGCCCGGCGTGTCAGTTTACGGAAATGATCCCCGATCTGACTGACGCGGCGAACCTGGCCCACTGGAGCAAGCTGGAAACCGCCAAACGGCGACTCCTCTACACGCTGATGTCCTTGGGACTGCCGACCACGTCGAAGTCGTTTGATCCGCAGACCGGGCTCTCGTTCCACTTTCTGGCCGACGATCCTCAAACCAACAAGAAGGTTTTGACCGGCCATGCCGATGGCCTAATCACCCTGAACATCGCTGAAGCGGATGACGCCGAACGAGAACAACGTCGCGTTGCGATGGGCGAACCTTACCGGACGCTGCTGGGGCACTTTCGGCACGAGGTGGGACATTATTACTGGGATCTACTGGTCCGCGACACGCTGAATCTTCACGAATTCCGCCAGCTTTTTGGTGACGAAACGGCCGACTACGGCGTTGCTCTCCAAAACCATTATTCCAGCGGACCGCCGGCAGATTGGCAGCAATATTACGTCTCAGCCTACGCCTCGAGCCATCCCTGGGAAGATTGGGCTGAGACCTGGGCGCATTACCTGCACATGGTCGACGCCCTCGAAATGGCCTCGTCGAGCCAGATCACCGTTCCGCGTCTTGAAAACCGTGCGGAGCGAACCCGAATCGTTTTTTCTCCCGGTTCGGCGGGCGAGATTTCGATGGACGAAATGATCAACGACTGGTTATCGCTCGCCCACATGCTGAACTGCGCCAACCGGTGCCTTGGCCAAGCCGACAGTTACCCTTTTGTGGTTTCGCAGTCGGTAATGGAAAAGCTAAAATTGATTCATGAGCTGGTACTGCGATCCGCAGACGAAACGCCGGCTTCTCCTCTCCCGAATTAG
- a CDS encoding alpha/beta fold hydrolase, which translates to MAQIRTQSAVEIEYDTFGSQEDPALLLIMGFGAQMIGWSAPFCQRLADAGRFVIRFDNRDCGLSSKMHGQQVDLNQVIAKLTAGDLAAARELAPYSIEDMAGDAIGLLDGLELHQAHIVGSSMGGVIAQIMAIEHPERVLTLTSMMSTTGEPDVGQSSPEAMRALFTPSPSDREGFIQASIKSAVWRSKKYYDPDEVRKNAAASYDRSYYPEGAARQIAALITNGSRAARLKTMLAPTLVIHGLEDTLIAPSGGERTAELAPNARLLLLEDMGHDRPEPLWPQICGAIIEHTASETD; encoded by the coding sequence ATGGCGCAGATTCGGACGCAGTCGGCAGTGGAGATCGAGTACGACACGTTTGGTTCCCAAGAGGATCCGGCGTTGCTCTTGATCATGGGATTTGGCGCCCAGATGATCGGTTGGTCCGCCCCTTTTTGCCAACGCCTGGCCGATGCAGGACGGTTTGTCATCCGGTTCGACAATCGGGACTGCGGCCTCTCCTCGAAGATGCATGGCCAGCAAGTCGATCTGAATCAAGTCATCGCCAAGCTAACGGCGGGCGATCTCGCGGCTGCGCGGGAGCTCGCGCCTTATTCCATTGAAGACATGGCTGGCGACGCGATCGGCTTGCTCGACGGACTTGAGCTTCATCAGGCCCATATCGTCGGTTCATCGATGGGTGGAGTGATCGCTCAAATTATGGCGATCGAACATCCCGAGCGCGTGTTGACGCTTACCTCGATGATGTCGACCACCGGCGAACCAGATGTCGGCCAATCCTCTCCCGAAGCGATGCGTGCCCTCTTTACTCCCTCGCCGAGCGATCGAGAAGGCTTCATCCAAGCGTCTATCAAGTCGGCTGTGTGGAGGTCGAAAAAGTATTACGATCCCGACGAAGTGAGGAAAAACGCGGCGGCAAGTTACGACCGCTCGTACTATCCCGAGGGCGCCGCTCGCCAAATCGCCGCGCTGATCACCAACGGCTCACGCGCCGCTCGATTGAAGACGATGCTCGCTCCGACTCTCGTGATTCACGGATTGGAAGACACGCTGATCGCCCCGAGCGGAGGAGAGCGGACGGCTGAACTCGCTCCGAACGCTCGTTTGCTGTTGTTGGAAGACATGGGCCACGATCGGCCGGAGCCCCTCTGGCCGCAGATCTGCGGTGCGATCATCGAGCATACGGCGAGCGAAACTGACTAG